A single genomic interval of Eurosta solidaginis isolate ZX-2024a chromosome 3, ASM4086904v1, whole genome shotgun sequence harbors:
- the LOC137246847 gene encoding cilia- and flagella-associated protein 184-like: MEESGPTITNRKDGEYEDNEKEVKIEDGIEQGFEEKNEGKNQTSAQNSYIEQDNTDAAINIQLSKVNRKSGIAKTLSQSSIRLKVESEIELRTKSIEVPDEELMTSDSEKSIAMNMGYLNQEPLRISEDFFEKLGQLPTLSIVEDTEDRYSIRSTARKRVSKYSEGADVGSFRNPLTGSIIRSEEESLEVEEEVEEEEEEPAHLSSSSDILISEDDELLELIKSEHEEMEQPKQLDDTQVVETFMEMEKEHVIEGVIEFDWVAYQRELEIQKITTDAREFLTDLIEKAVDKSEYIHPNDLLREKLDKETLIDEISSKLQELEAQQRKRLFLNRRVCDYFYRKGQYRVFAEDLSSESLKFAVDRYKEVTMRLDQMLAREEEVKMNAEAQIEQLTYRKSILKIKNKEKLEELEQLVRKTFAYHGEHLSTVANSLLRSMSKLREEVSAVRYALIKNQHTNATLMEQLKNLEDLGNNLHLRDYENLQTEVQALDKKIEERNVDLKKSRTRCNSKVHIMGHLKEKQAMLRNKVQIQRLFLSDLLEQKQIARESVFKAKTARKKIREDIKELSFQCGLLDKPALMLDYDVTVNEVKKATVRVEALRHKHDDILRKIEKLEGKCL; encoded by the exons ATGGAAGAAAGCGGACCTACAATAACCAATAGAAAAGATGGAGAATATGAAGACAATGAAAAAGAAGTAAAAATTGAAGATGGTATAGAGCAAGgttttgaagagaaaaacgaggGAAAAAACCAAACATCTGCACAAAACAGCTACATAGAGCAAGACAACACAGATGCAGCTATAAATATACAGTTATCAAAGGTCAATAGAAAGTCTGGTATAGCCAAAACACTTTCGCAGAGCTCAATTCGTTTAAAAGTGGAAAGCGAAATAGAGTTGCGGACCAAAAGTATTGAAGTACCTGACGAAGAGCTGATGACCAGTGATTCTGAGAAGTCAATTGCAATGAACATGGGCTACTTAAACCAGGAACCATTAAGAATATCGGAAGATTTCTTTGAAAAACTAGGCCAATTACCAACCCTGAGTATAGTGGAAGATACAGAAGATCGATATTCAATTAGATCTACAGCTAGGAAGAGAGTATCGAAATACAGCGAAGGCGCCGATGTTGGCTCTTTTAGAAATCCACTCACCGGTTCGATAATACGCTCTGAGGAAGAATCACTAGAAGTGGAAGAAGaagtagaagaagaagaagaggaacCAGCACATTTGTCATCCTCATCAGATATTCTCATTTCTGAAGATGACGAGTTACTCGAATTGATAAAAAGTGAACACGAAGAGATGGAACAACCAAAACAACTGGATGATACGCAAGTTGTCGAAACATTTATGGAAATGGAAAAGGAGCATGTAATTGAAGGAGTAATTGAATTTGATTGGGTAGCATACCAACGGGAACTTGAGATACAAAAAATCACAACAGATGCGCGTGAATTTTTAACAGATCTTATAGAGAAAGCTGTAGATAAATCAGAATATATTCATCCAAATGATTTACTACGTGAAAAACTTGATAAGGAAACATTAATTGATGAGATCTCTAGCAAATTGCAAGAATTAGAGGCACAACAGCGCAAACGTTTATTTCTTAATCGACGTGTTTGTGATTATTTTTATCGTAAAGGTCAATATCGTGTATTTGCCGAAGACTTATCAAGTGAATCACTAAAGTTCGCGGTTGACAGGTATAAAGAAGTCACAATGCGCTTAGATCAAATGTTGGCAAGAGAGGAAGAGGTTAAAATGAATGCAGAAGCACAAATAGAACAACTGACATATAGGAaatcaatattaaaaattaaaaataaggaaaaaCTAGAAGAGCTGGAGCAACTTGTGCGTAAAACTTTCGCCTATCATGGAGAACATTTATCAACG GTGGCTAATTCACTATTACGTAGTATGTCCAAATTACGTGAGGAAGTATCAGCTGTACGTTACGCTCTCATAAAAAATCAGCATACCAATGCAACATTGATGGAG CAACTTAAAAACTTGGAAGATCTGGGCAACAATCTGCACTTACGTGATTATGAGAACTTGCAAACGGAGGTACAGGCACTGGATAAAAAAATAGAAG AACGCAATGTTGACCTCAAAAAATCTAGAACACGCTGCAATTCAAAAGTTCATATTATGGGTCATTTGAAAGAGAAACAAGCTATGCTGCGTAATAAAGTTCAAATTCAAAGATTATTTCTATCCGATTTACTAGAACAAAAGCAAATAGCACGGGAGAGTGTTTTTAAAGCGAAGACTGCGCGTAAAAAAATAAGggaagatattaaagagctaAGTTTTCAATGTGGTTTACTTGATAAGCCGGCGCTTATGTTAGACTATGACGTCACTGTGAATGAAGTTAAAAAAGCAACTGTAAGAGTTGAAGCATTACGTCATAAGCATGATGACATCCTACGTAAAATAGAGAAATTAGAGGGTAAATGCTTGTAA